A stretch of the Rosa rugosa chromosome 5, drRosRugo1.1, whole genome shotgun sequence genome encodes the following:
- the LOC133711206 gene encoding uncharacterized protein LOC133711206: MGFFHRKAENRKRKNLLQGLYDENGSWCEDDAGVERIVSSYFTKMFTASELDFEAMDTTISAIQSCVSQEMNEELCRPYSGEEIKCALFQMYPTKSPINFTHVCLIPKVNNPENMSDLRPIALRNVIHKLCSKAIANRLKVISASQSAFVPGRLITDNILVANEMAHFIHNKREVRYSFLVRGKQRGVVTPSRVLRKGDPLSPYLFLIGAEGFSALLQMKQRDGLLSGIELCRDAPSVNHLLFADDSMLYAKCRFGGLLSDTRHYIQEEVSSLLGVENVDSHEKYLGLPTYVGREKTSTFQYIKDNLAKKLKNWQGKLLCGAGKDILIRVVAQALPTFAISVFQLTKCLCEDLEQMCARFWWGSSLEKRKIHW; the protein is encoded by the exons ATGGGTTTCTTCCACAGAAAAGCTGAGAATAGAAAGAGGAAGAATCTGCTTCAAGGATTGTATGATGAGAATGGATCTTGGTGTGAAGATGACGCTGGAGTGGAGAGGATTGTCTCTTCCTATTTCACCAAAATGTTTACTGCATCAGAACTTGATTTTGAGGCCATGGACACCACTATTTCTGCTATACAATCTTGTGTCTCTCAGGAGATGAATGAAGAGTTATGTCGACCTTATAGTGGAGAGGAGATAAAATGTGCTTTGTTCCAAATGTATCCTACAAAGTCACCT ATTAATTTTACACATGTATGTCTAATCCCAAAAGTGAACAATCCTGAGAATATGTCTGATCTTAGGCCTATTGCCTTGCGCAATGTGATACATAAGTTATGTTCGAAAGCTATTGCTAATAGATTGAAAGTTATCTCAGCTTCCCAGAGTGCTTTTGTTCCAGGAAGATTAATAACAGATAATATTTTGGTGGCTAACGAGATGGCTCATTTTATTCATAATAAGAGGGAAG TCAGATACTCTTTTCTGGTTCGAGGTAAGCAGCGTGGTGTCGTAACTCCTTCTAGAGTCTTAAGGAAAGGGGATCCTCTTTCCCCTTACTTATTCCTTATTGGAGCTGAGGGGTTTTCAGCCTTGTTGCAGATGAAACAGAGAGATGGTTTACTTTCTGGAATTGAGCTTTGTAGGGATGCACCATCAGTTAATCATTTGTTGTTTGCTGACGACAGCATGTTATATGCTAAATGCCGGTTTGGAGGATTGTTATCAGATACAAGAC ATTACATACAGGAGGAGGTGTCTAGTCTATTGGGAGTGGAGAATGTTGATTCACATGAAAAGTATTTAGGCCTCCCAACTTATGTTGGTAGGGAAAAAACTTCAACTTTTCAGTACATTAAAGATAATTTGGCCAAGAAGTTGAAGAATTGGCAGGGCAAATTGTTATGCGGAGCTGGGAAAGATATTTTAATCAGAGTGGTTGCTCAAGCCCTACCTACGTTTGCTATAAGTGTTTTTCAACTTACAAAATGCTTATGTGAAGACTTGGAGCAAATGTGCGCTCGCTTTTGGTGGGGAAGCTctcttgaaaaaagaaagatacaTTGGTAG
- the LOC133709179 gene encoding trihelix transcription factor ASR3 — MVMALEFEQQQQQLSLTTNPVDGDTNGVDAAAGRASAEAGDDASKAPRLPRWTRQEILVLIKGKRAAESRGGGGRTARSEFGSGQAEPKWAAVSSYCKKHGVNRGPVQCRKRWSNLAGDFKKIREWEAQRKDETESFWVMRNDLRRERKLPGFFDKEVYDIMEAVSGAGAPVTLALAPPPLMVSEAENNLKEGLTDEVEKLFDSRQGPTDDGLFSDYEQEESGRSPDKEVRLKSPTAIPAPLPISEKLFKPIQASQGQGAAGQKQPPSIPEMGSTSQDRKRKRFAVDGEEETFSLQNQLIEVMERNGKMLADYFEAQNSHSQLDREQRKEHSDSLIAVLNKLADAFMRIADKL, encoded by the exons ATGGTCATGGCCTTGGAGTtcgagcagcagcagcagcagttgaGTCTCACCACCAACCCCGTTGACGGCGACACTAACGGCGTCGACGCCGCGGCGGGGCGAGCCTCAGCCGAGGCCGGGGATGACGCCAGCAAGGCGCCGAGGCTGCCGCGGTGGACCCGGCAGGAGATTCTGGTGCTGATAAAGGGGAAGAGGGCGGCGGAGAGCCGGGGCGGCGGGGGGAGGACGGCGAGGTCGgagttcgggtcgggtcaggcCGAGCCGAAATGGGCCGCGGTGTCGTCGTACTGCAAGAAGCACGGGGTGAACCGCGGGCCGGTCCAGTGCCGGAAGAGGTGGAGCAATTTGGCCGGCGACTTTAAGAAGATCAGGGAGTGGGAGGCGCAGAGGAAGGACGAAACGGAGTCGTTTTGGGTGATGAGGAACGatttgaggagagagagaaagctgcCGGGGTTTTTTGATAAAGAGGTTTATGATATAATGGAGGCCGTTTCCGGCGCCGGCGCTCCGGTTACGCTGGCTCTGGCTCCGCCGCCGCTGATGGTATCGGAGGCCGAGAACAACCTGAAGGAGGGTCTGACCGATGAGGTGGAGAAGCTTTTTGACAGCAGACAGGGGCCCACTGACGACGGGTTGTTTTCGGACTACGAGCAAGAGGAGTCGGGTCGGAGCCCCGATAAGGAAGTCCGGCTCAAAAGCCCCACCGCGATCCCAGCTCCTTTGCCAATATCAG AGAAGCTGTTCAAACCAATACAAGCGTCCCAAGGACAAG GTGCAGCAGGCCAAAAACAGCCACCTTCAATTCCCGAGATGGGTTCTACTTCTCAAGACCGAAAAAGGAAGCGCTTTGCAGTAGATGGAGAGGAGGAAACATTCAGTTTGCAGAATCAGTTGATTGAGGTCATGGAAAGGAATGGTAAAATGCTGGCTGACTATTTTGAGGCTCAGAATTCTCATTCGCAACTGGATAGGGAGCAGAGGAAAGAACATTCTGATAGCTTAATTGCTGTTCTTAACAAGCTTGCAGATGCTTTCATGAGAATCGCCGATAAGTTGTAG
- the LOC133711205 gene encoding uncharacterized protein LOC133711205, with protein sequence MLPFLFLEKHYFYKGVNPSGFLLANWRWGAGASLGDLWVPGIPNNMPAILPSTVTTSLKVSDLMLDSLAWNDALVRSTFSVGDAEAILSIALSTRRVEDRCVWRLESDGVFSVKTAYSHSFSLSPSRRPNTLNVNGEFWKKIWKGGIPTSVRVHAWRVCNKILPSLEMLASKHVELDSHICVLCETKQECTLHLCCNCPYTKLVLQTNSSVCQVCFDAQTEGFGIIEWLSFCAKQLPQKAFEELLYLLWNVWNERNNRVWKQKKSLAIDVALRACAGLAEFRLHNVRARF encoded by the coding sequence ATGCTTCCCTTCTTATTCTTGGAGAAGCATTATTTCTACAAGGGAGTTAATCCTTCAGGGTTCTTACTGGCAAATTGGAGATGGGGAGCAGGTGCGAGTTTGGGGGATCTTTGGGTCCCTGGAATCCCAAATAATATGCCGGCTATACTTCCTTCAACTGTGACTACTTCTCTCAAGGTTAGTGACCTTATGCTTGACTCTCTTGCTTGGAATGATGCTTTGGTAAGAAGTACTTTTTCTGTGGGAGATGCAGAGGCTATTTTGAGTATTGCTCTGAGTACTAGGAGAGTTGAGGATAGGTGTGTGTGGAGATTGGAAAGTGATGGGGTTTTCTCTGTCAAAACTGCCTATAGTcattctttctcactctcacCCTCTAGACGTCCGAATACGCTTAATGTCAATGGTGAATTTTGGAAAAAGATTTGGAAGGGTGGCATTCCAACTTCAGTACGGGTACATGCATGGCGTGTGTGCAATAAAATTCTCCCCTCTTTGGAAATGTTAGCCTCTAAACATGTGGAGCTAGACTCTCATATATGTGTCTTGTGTGAGACTAAGCAGGAATGTACACTCCATTTATGTTGCAACTGTCCTTATACTAAGCTGGTGCTCCAGACTAATAGCAGCGTATGTCAAGTGTGCTTTGATGCTCAAACTGAAGGCTTTGGGATCATAGAGTGGCTGAGCTTCTGTGCCAAACAACTCCCTCAAAAAGCTTTTGAGGAGCTTCTGTACTTATTGTGGAATGTGTGGAACGAAAGAAATAATAGGGTGtggaaacaaaagaaatctcTTGCTATTGATGTTGCTCTACGAGCCTGTGCCGGGCTTGCAGAGTTTCGGCTGCATAATGTGagagcaaggttctaa
- the LOC133709178 gene encoding uncharacterized protein LOC133709178, protein MDDDSFRLRADKVFGSLSASLSSSLQPPQSSPWSVAGAEVERRQWRRATDAPDRDETPCASSFQGEFGIGSSIGMDPTLDFEEEEDEYDKVASGAEAVDDDRLFMDDVTHHASYLNSYNVLVGKDSRANHLAARHRLKEDDAEAQNPSSTPVASAALVKQQFAKSPEDGGQPKPILKRKDNSSDSKSRKRVRFDPAFVDQSDGEESSGKVQNLVSDNGSGLTASRVSLKKKTASQVPDYLVNPSKYTCYSFDSTSEVDEGGNTKACMDYITQVETSGSEMEMEDASPQLPKSVTFVPKKETVDGSTRTKQDEEDDDKQSLNIKGVAVGIAAMEENEISAAEEEDKSEQNAAVLSDCLSKSGRKFRTKPMSDDESD, encoded by the exons ATGGACGACGACAGCTTCAGACTCCGGGCGGACAAGGTTTTCGGATCCCTCTCTGCGTCGCTCTCCTCGTCTCTCCAACCACCGCAGTCCTCTCCCTGGTCCGTCGCCGGCGCCGAGGTCGAGCGCCGCCAATGGAGGCGCGCCACCGACGCCCCTGACCGAGACGAAACGCCCTGTGCGTCGTCGTTTCAGGGTGAATTTGGAATCGGATCTTCCATAGGCATGGACCCTACTCTGGATTTCGAG gaagaggaagatgaataTGACAAAGTGGCTTCGGGTGCTGAAGCTGTTGATGATGATCGTTTGTTTATGGACGATGTTACCCACCATGCCTCTTATTTGAACTCTTACAATGTATTGGTTGGTAAGGATTCGCGTGCGAATCACCTGGCTGCCAGGCACAGGCTGAAAGAAGATGATGCTGAAGCTCAGAACCCTAGTTCTACACCAGTGGCTTCTGCTGCACTAGTTAAGCAACAGTTTGCTAAATCACCTGAAGATGGCGGTCAGCCAAAGCCTATACTGAAAAGGAAAGACAATTCCTCGGATAGCAAGTCCCGGAAACGTGTTAGGTTTGACCCTGCTTTTGTAGATCAGAGTGATGGTGAAGAATCATCCGGAAAAGTTCAAAACTTGGTTTCGGATAATGGTTCTGGATTAACTGCTTCCCGGGTTTCATTGAAGAAAAAGACGGCTTCTCAGGTTCCTGATTATTTGGTGAATCCTTCAAAGTATACGTGTTATAGTTTTGATTCAACAAGTGAAGTTGATGAAGGTGGCAACACCAAGGCTTGTATGGACTACATTACTCAGGTTGAAACCTCAGGGtcagagatggagatggaggatGCTTCACCTCAACTTCCCAAGTCTGTGACTTTTGTTCCAAAGAAAGAGACTGTCGATGGTAGCACAAGAACAAAGCAGGACGAGGAAGATGATGATAAGCAGTCCTTAAATATAAAAGGCGTCGCTGTTGGCATTGCAGCTATGGAAGAAAATGAAATCAGTGCGGCAGAGGAGGAAGACAAGTCAGAGCAAAATGCAGCCGTTTTAAGTGATTGTTTATCAAAAAGTGGTCGGAAGTTTCGAACCAAGCCAATGTCAGATGATGAGTCTGATTAA